In the Euphorbia lathyris chromosome 5, ddEupLath1.1, whole genome shotgun sequence genome, one interval contains:
- the LOC136230888 gene encoding uncharacterized protein → MQPPLETQVSSVMKKSVELEVPTIEIGSTDISNEPNTQSNAAPNPTVTALNPQTKMRVVVPNAQTATNVAVLEDGQPAVYVFCSIKKGYLTFEAPFGEVSKTYFWNKSSMRYPELAKMACDLLSIPVSMVASESAFSIGGKTITSTRSSLKSSTVQAIICLRDWIKATDEQSISKDNFESSRDDGSDVDEGEDCELDLF, encoded by the exons ATGCAGCCACCTCTTGAAACTCAAGTGTCATCAGTAATGAAGAAATCTGTTGAACTTGAAGTCCCAACAATAGAG ATTGGTAGCACTGATATTTCAAATGAACCAAATACTCAATCTAATGCTGCTCCAAACCCTACAGTCACTGCTCTAAACCCTCAAACTAAAATGAGGGTTGTTGTTCCAAATGCTCAAACTGCAACAAATGTTGCTGTTCTGGAAGATGGCCAACCTGCAGTATATGTTTTCTGCTCCATCAAAAAAGGGTACCTCACATTTGAGGCGCCATTTGGAGAGGTGTCTAAAACGT ATTTTTGGAATAAAAGCTCAATGCGATATCCTGAACTAGCAAAAATGGCTTGTGATCTTTTGTCGATTCCTGTTAGTATGGTTGCATCTGAATCTGCTTTTAGCATTGGTGGTAAAACTATTACAAGCACTCGAAGTTCTTTGAAATCTAGTACTGTTCAAGCTATTATTTGCCTTAGAGATTGGATTAAAGCAACAG ATGAACAATCAATTAGCAAGGATAATTTTGAAAGCTCTAGGGATGATGGATCTGATGTGGATGAAGGAGAAGATTGTGAGCTTGATTTGTTTTAG